DNA sequence from the Antedon mediterranea chromosome 7, ecAntMedi1.1, whole genome shotgun sequence genome:
AGATGAAGATAGTAGCGTAACTCCATCGTCATTCTGTAATCTCTGCTACATCAAGTGTGTTGtccaaaaacaacaaatttccTGCAAGGACTGGCCGCCACATAAACGAATAGGATGTAACATCTGTGAAGATAAACTACGAAAAGGTTAGTTAATACTGGTagagaaaatttattttgtttatatttttaatgtacagCAAATACTTTTAAAGCCATTGTTAATTGTTATCACATAGGTGGAAGGCCAAAGAAAAAGAAGAGGGGATGTGGAAATGCAGAGTGTCAAAGAAAAATGGCTCATACCTCATCagttaccaagcattttgaacCAATAAACACAACACTAACAACTATTCCCGATTCTTACAACATTATCGGTTCTCTAAGACCATTCATGTGTTGCATCTGTAATGTATTGTGTGAATGTCCTGTCGAGTTACCATGTCATCATGTTGCTTGTAAAGCATGTGTTAATACTTGTTTTGTTGATGTCGAGTTCATGATTTGTCCTACCTGTTTAACTAATGTACACTACTTGTCTGTCACTGCTGTACCTGATCTTTTCATTCAATGTTATATGTCTGTTGCTGTCAAATGTAAGAAATGTCAGTGTCAGTTTGAATGTCGACAGTGTAATACACATGTGTGTGTCTTAAAAGAACACACTTATGCAAAACAACCTTCCACAAGCCCTGTGCAAGCGAATGTCGAAGTTTTAGGGCACCAACTACTGTCTGCCAAAACAGCAGAAAATGGTATAGCTACCTTCAGATCAAAGGGGCAGGTACAAtacatttctttattttctcaTAATTACAATTGACCGTGTACATACTATACTGttaaatttattcatattttcttttttgttttgaagACGGTTAGGTATATGAAGATACCTGCAGTTAGAGTGTCGTCAAATACAGCATCAAAAAAAACCAAAGACAGGAGGACACACCAGGTACAAAAGTTGattgttaatgttttataaGGGAACTTCTGAATCAATCGTCAATTTCAACAACTGATACCTTTGCTTTCACAGATTCAACAATTCAGAAAACTGATAAGTGGAGAAGATGCTGAATTAGAACAACACAGACACGAATTTTCCCAATTAAATGAAGAATTAAAGACTATGCTTCAAACACCCATTAGGATGCCCCAAGGAGATATACTCTCAATGAGAACTCACCTTGGACTAAGTGGCTCTAGAACAAGATTATTAAAAaggtatattttattatttagacatttatttattctgaaataaaaccaaattattatttcaaccTATTATTCAATCTACTTCATTTAAAATAAGCATCCGTTCCAAACTATTATTTCTTCTATTTTTAGATGGTTAGCAAAGTACCGGGTCGTTTGTGAATGCGAAGCCAGTATTGGCTGTCAAGTTGATGAGATCATAGGCGACAATCTGACATCTGAGTATGTGCCATTGTTAGTGAAAGATACCAAGACAGATGAGTTGTTGCTCACAGATGTGCCATTAGTTGTAGTGAAAAACTTAAGAGTGAAAGTAACACAATTGTTAGATGAGCTACAAAGGTATAAATACACACGTTTATCAAatgttctttctttttttcattagatttttttttcaaagcatTTGAAATATGAAcacaatattgttttattattgcttTTAGTCTTGATATGCTTACTTGGCACAATGGTTTGATaccagaaaataaaatatggattAAACTAGGCGGAGACAAAGGAGGAGGAACTTACAAATTTATGCTGCAAATTGGCAATGTTGACCGGCCCAATTCTTTGAAAAATACAGTTACAATTTTGATATGGGAAGCAGGCGATTGCacctacaatttaaaaacaggAATGGAGAGAATTAGGAACCAAGTTGAAGACCTCAAGACATTGGTGTGGAAGTAAGTAGTTTATATCATAACAGTTCTGACAATTTATAAAAGTATTTACTATTTATGATTTCACTAtatgttttgatttatttttattttatttcagtggAGAAGAAATTGAATTATTTGCATTCAGCtacagtactataaatacaAATGTCGTGTTTATGGATTGTCTGAAGCAAAGTGGtaagtatgtattttttatgtttcataATTCTGTACATAATATATACCTCTTCCTTTATTTCAGtggaaaagaaattgaattgtttGCTTTCGGGGATTACGAATATGAATGCCGTGTTTACGGATTATCCGGAGCAAGTGGTAAGTACTGTAATTCTAATACACTGGAACCTAGTATTATATTAGGCAATATCTCATAAATAgtttaatactaaaaaaatgtattttttataggaCGACACTTTTGCTTATATTGCCTGAGTTCGAAGGGTAAAGTGGATTTAACAAAAAGATCTCTAGAATCTATGAAGAAAGATTTGGAAAGTTTTGCAAGCAATGGAAGCATGTTGAAAAATGCGAAGTTTCACAACAACGTAATAAGTTCACCAATACTTGACATTGACATTGATCATGTAAGTACTGTAAAGCTCATAGATTGATCAAACTGTTTGTTTGATAAGAGTTGATAAGTTGATGCTTTTTATATcagaaaaattatatatataatttctgCCTTGTATGATTAAtgtttgaataaatataccatcatcagttttaaataaagaatgtttCATTACAATTAGGTTTGTCCACCTGGACTGCATATTAGCTTAGGCCTTGGGTTGAAGCATTATCAAAGTTTAGAGGATGCATGCCACACACTCGATAAAAAGATGGCCCAACAAGCTGACGGCATCAATGCAAGCATTGCTCGTAAAGAGTACATTAAGGTACATTATAATTTCATTTGTTGGTACCCTGTATACAGAGCATTCCATCCATGTTACTTACAATGACCCTTTTAACCCTATTTTTCAGTTAGTGGAACATAATGAATGTTTGCGTTACCATTTAAATGAAAAGGAAAATCTGGAACAGGAGATAGGCCAAATGACTGATTattttaatgcttttaattTACTTGGTCATGGAAATGATGATTGTGCAATTGAACTGATTACACAGATTAATCAGAAAAGGGAGAAATTAAATGCTCATGTAAGtataagaaatattttattgttattattgaacAAAGCAAATTGAATGAGAAAACTATGTGAATTATGTCATGATTATTTTGTAGAATGAACATATTGAAGCCACGCCACCGTCTCCAACTTTTTTGAAGAGAACGGGTCCCATTTGTGAGGAGTTGGACAAACGCTTGATCAAAATGGGCATAACAAGGCAGGCATACTGGGGACAGTGTTTTGTTGGGAACCATATCCATAAATTGTACATGGTAGGTATAAAGCTGACGTTGATGACTTACAAATGTGGCATGGGctgtttcagtttttttttaataattgcattttgaataaacaataaattaaatcatttcagacaacaaatattaaatatttaatggaTGGA
Encoded proteins:
- the LOC140054351 gene encoding uncharacterized protein, whose protein sequence is MENHKQILCTLCRVCGIKLNKAGSRSKKVADYWEQLNVSRDEDSSVTPSSFCNLCYIKCVVQKQQISCKDWPPHKRIGCNICEDKLRKGGRPKKKKRGCGNAECQRKMAHTSSVTKHFEPINTTLTTIPDSYNIIGSLRPFMCCICNVLCECPVELPCHHVACKACVNTCFVDVEFMICPTCLTNVHYLSVTAVPDLFIQCYMSVAVKCKKCQCQFECRQCNTHVCVLKEHTYAKQPSTSPVQANVEVLGHQLLSAKTAENGIATFRSKGQTVRYMKIPAVRVSSNTASKKTKDRRTHQIQQFRKLISGEDAELEQHRHEFSQLNEELKTMLQTPIRMPQGDILSMRTHLGLSGSRTRLLKRWLAKYRVVCECEASIGCQVDEIIGDNLTSEYVPLLVKDTKTDELLLTDVPLVVVKNLRVKVTQLLDELQSLDMLTWHNGLIPENKIWIKLGGDKGGGTYKFMLQIGNVDRPNSLKNTVTILIWEAGDCTYNLKTGMERIRNQVEDLKTLVWNGEEIELFAFSYSTINTNVVFMDCLKQSGKYVFFMFHNSVHNIYLFLYFSGKEIELFAFGDYEYECRVYGLSGASGRHFCLYCLSSKGKVDLTKRSLESMKKDLESFASNGSMLKNAKFHNNVISSPILDIDIDHVCPPGLHISLGLGLKHYQSLEDACHTLDKKMAQQADGINASIARKEYIKLVEHNECLRYHLNEKENLEQEIGQMTDYFNAFNLLGHGNDDCAIELITQINQKREKLNAHNEHIEATPPSPTFLKRTGPICEELDKRLIKMGITRQAYWGQCFVGNHIHKLYMTTNIKYLMDGITHTVQAICPTLLKEAEDVAVAYTKLFNAFGACHRLYNSAEQFGNAEIDQLQQNISIYKEIFATFHETQPPKFHILCEHIIPWIKKWGVGLGFHGEQGGESMHARLNGIQRDYRGRTTDRLTILLSVVKNHWVSCSPSTLKAIPEKKANKRKIEE